The following proteins come from a genomic window of Paucimonas lemoignei:
- a CDS encoding PAS/PAC sensor hybrid histidine kinase, with protein sequence MPFSQLKILLIEDSPHDAELTLLALEASGIEVDSTLVHNHQGAAKALSEQVFDAVLCDFLLPGSSGADVLKIARELAPETPFIFLSGIFGEQQAVEMMRLGAVDYVLKQNLKMLPKAVKRAVSEVRERVKRRAAETALQEVEVRARLAIEAAMMGVWEFQPTLGRMLWDERCNALYEILPNSQVDLAFLLARCHPDDRPLLESRIHEALTREGDYQIEYRALMPDGRSRWLFSNGRSVFEKGRCVRFTGVMQDITERKQATRELVELNEALGARIELRTRERDRTWELSRELLAVLRLDMTPISFNPAWEATLGWSNEQISQMRLWELIHPADVAMTVHEMESIARGNISTRFVNRMKHRSGDYRWLSWTIVPEGDLMYAAVRDITEERAVIDELAAANQRLRAQITERERIEADLQQMQRLEVVGQLTAGVAHDFNNLLTVILTSTTFAIRDIERGTLDKTVNRLQNVKDAGERGAKLTAQLLSFSRRQRLQPTAISLNDTVRNMGTLLARALGGSIWINTDLAPDLWYAMGDPTQTEMIILNLAINARDAMEMGGSLCFSTFNAEITRPAIRPEDPEPGKYAVLAISDSGSGMSPETLLRAFEPFYTTKDVGKGSGLGLAQVFGFAKQSGGGVMIESELGVGTKVMVYLPSVGKPQDMPDEEVAAPPLVRPSGSRTILLVDDDPAVRSVTLQMLQSLGYAVRQAGSGLQAMEMLDSGIDLVLTDFAMPGMTGGELASLVHQQYPDMPVLFVTGYADIDVLGLEGSSVVQKPFNEGDLISKLHKALSNTAAS encoded by the coding sequence ATGCCATTCAGCCAACTCAAGATTCTCCTGATTGAAGACAGCCCGCACGATGCGGAGCTGACGCTCTTGGCATTGGAGGCCAGCGGCATCGAAGTGGATTCAACCCTGGTTCATAACCACCAGGGCGCGGCCAAGGCATTGAGTGAGCAGGTGTTTGATGCCGTGCTCTGCGACTTCCTGCTGCCGGGCTCGTCCGGCGCTGACGTTTTGAAAATCGCGCGGGAACTGGCGCCCGAAACCCCGTTCATTTTCCTGTCCGGCATCTTCGGCGAACAGCAGGCCGTGGAGATGATGCGCCTGGGGGCGGTGGATTACGTCCTCAAGCAAAACCTCAAAATGCTGCCCAAGGCCGTCAAGCGTGCGGTCTCCGAGGTTCGCGAACGGGTCAAGCGCCGGGCTGCTGAAACCGCCCTGCAAGAAGTTGAAGTCCGTGCGCGGCTCGCTATCGAAGCCGCCATGATGGGCGTCTGGGAATTCCAGCCCACACTGGGGCGCATGCTCTGGGATGAACGCTGCAACGCCTTGTATGAAATCCTGCCCAACAGCCAGGTCGATCTGGCCTTTCTGCTGGCCCGCTGTCACCCCGATGATCGACCGCTGCTGGAGTCGCGCATCCACGAAGCCCTGACCCGTGAAGGCGACTACCAGATCGAATACCGCGCATTGATGCCCGATGGCCGATCGCGCTGGTTGTTTTCCAACGGTCGCTCGGTGTTCGAGAAAGGCCGCTGTGTGCGCTTCACCGGAGTCATGCAGGACATCACCGAGCGCAAGCAGGCCACCCGCGAGCTGGTCGAACTCAACGAAGCCCTGGGCGCGCGCATCGAGCTGCGCACCCGAGAACGTGATCGCACCTGGGAGCTTTCCCGAGAGCTGCTGGCGGTATTGCGCCTGGACATGACGCCGATCTCGTTCAACCCCGCCTGGGAAGCCACGCTGGGCTGGTCCAATGAACAGATCAGCCAGATGCGCCTGTGGGAATTGATTCACCCGGCGGACGTGGCCATGACCGTGCATGAGATGGAAAGCATTGCCCGGGGCAACATTTCCACCCGTTTCGTCAACCGCATGAAACACCGCTCCGGTGACTACCGCTGGCTGTCCTGGACCATCGTCCCGGAAGGCGACCTAATGTACGCCGCTGTGCGCGACATCACCGAGGAACGCGCGGTCATCGACGAGCTGGCTGCTGCCAACCAGCGCTTGCGCGCGCAGATCACCGAACGCGAGCGCATCGAAGCCGACCTGCAGCAGATGCAGCGCCTGGAAGTGGTCGGGCAGCTGACCGCAGGCGTGGCGCACGACTTCAACAACCTGCTGACGGTGATCCTGACCAGCACCACGTTCGCCATCCGCGACATCGAACGCGGCACCCTGGACAAAACCGTCAACCGCCTGCAGAACGTCAAGGACGCTGGCGAACGCGGGGCCAAACTCACGGCGCAACTGTTGTCCTTCTCACGCCGCCAGCGCTTGCAGCCGACTGCCATCAGCCTCAACGACACGGTCAGGAACATGGGCACCCTGCTGGCTCGGGCGCTGGGCGGCAGCATCTGGATCAACACCGACCTGGCCCCGGACCTGTGGTACGCCATGGGCGATCCGACCCAGACCGAGATGATCATCCTCAACCTCGCGATCAACGCACGAGACGCCATGGAAATGGGCGGTTCGTTGTGCTTTTCCACGTTCAACGCCGAAATCACCCGCCCGGCCATTCGCCCCGAGGACCCGGAGCCCGGCAAGTACGCGGTGCTCGCCATCAGCGACTCGGGCAGCGGCATGAGCCCGGAAACCTTGTTGCGCGCGTTCGAGCCGTTCTACACCACCAAGGACGTCGGCAAAGGCTCCGGGCTGGGGCTGGCCCAGGTGTTCGGCTTCGCCAAGCAGTCCGGCGGCGGGGTCATGATCGAAAGCGAATTGGGGGTTGGCACCAAGGTCATGGTGTACCTGCCCAGCGTCGGCAAACCCCAAGACATGCCGGATGAAGAGGTCGCCGCTCCACCGCTGGTGCGCCCAAGCGGTTCGCGAACCATCCTGCTGGTCGATGATGACCCGGCCGTGCGCTCGGTGACCTTGCAGATGCTGCAATCATTGGGTTACGCCGTCAGGCAGGCTGGCAGCGGCCTGCAGGCCATGGAAATGCTCGACAGCGGCATTGACCTGGTGCTCACCGACTTTGCCATGCCCGGCATGACCGGCGGCGAGTTGGCGTCTTTGGTCCACCAGCAATACCCGGACATGCCTGTGCTGTTCGTCACTGGTTACGCCGACATCGACGTGCTCGGCCTGGAAGGCTCGTCCGTGGTGCAGAAACCTTTCAATGAAGGCGACCTCATCAGTAAATTGCACAAGGCGCTGAGCAACACCGCCGCGAGCTGA
- the rcp1 gene encoding response regulator receiver protein, which yields MLKPILLVEDNPHDLELTLVALERSQLANEVIVLRDGAEALDYLFRRHAYADRSDGNPAVLLLDLKLPKVDGLQVLDAIRQSEELRSIPVVMLTSSREEPDLSRAYQLGVNAYVVKPVEFKEFVSAISDLGIFWAVLNEPPPGSVRAQRRPGS from the coding sequence ATGCTTAAGCCGATCCTGCTGGTCGAAGACAACCCCCATGATCTGGAGCTGACCCTGGTGGCGCTGGAGCGCAGCCAGCTGGCCAACGAAGTGATCGTCCTGCGTGACGGGGCCGAGGCTCTGGACTACCTGTTCCGCCGCCATGCTTACGCCGATCGCTCGGACGGCAACCCGGCCGTGCTGCTGCTGGACCTGAAACTGCCCAAGGTCGATGGTTTGCAAGTGCTGGACGCGATTCGCCAGTCCGAGGAGCTGCGCAGCATCCCCGTGGTCATGCTGACCTCCTCCCGCGAAGAGCCGGACTTGTCCCGTGCCTATCAATTGGGCGTCAACGCTTACGTGGTCAAACCGGTGGAGTTCAAGGAGTTCGTCAGCGCCATCTCCGACCTGGGAATTTTCTGGGCCGTGCTGAACGAACCGCCGCCAGGCTCGGTCAGAGCACAACGTCGTCCCGGTTCCTGA